From the genome of Cololabis saira isolate AMF1-May2022 chromosome 1, fColSai1.1, whole genome shotgun sequence:
tttttaaaacatactatggagggtttgctgtttttccatttatttaggCTGCTCGTGTGTGCAGTTCCACTTCACACCTGCAGGTGGCGGTAATGTTTCCACCGGTGAGTTATCCCACACGTCCGCCCGGAAGCAGCAGGACGTACACAAGGCTGCTCACACGTGGGTGCGGGAGTTCAATCTCAGTTATGCGCTTTGGGACCCTGTAGCTGAAAACATGCCGAAGAGAGTGAAAGTTGTGCATGAAGAAGAGGCCCGGGGGCCGGAGCAGGTGGAGGATGTTCCCGCGGAGACCAGGCGGACCCGCAGCGGCCGCAGGATCCGAGCTCCGGCCTCTCAGCCGGAATACAAACCCCCGGCGACCCCCGGCAGGAGGACCCGGAGCTCCGTGGCCCAGGAGCGAGTGGCGGCAGAAGACAAAATCGTGGAGGAGCCGGAGCGGAGCCCCGAGAGGCCGGTGGAAACCAAGTCTGCTGCCTCGCCGGAGCCGGCGGCGGCCGGGGAgcagcaggtccaggtccaggcgGATCCGGGGGCAGCAGAGACTGTGACTGTGTCCAGGCCTCCGGCTGCAGAAACAGCACCTTTAAATTCAGAGACTGTCCCCAAGAAGAAACCTCATTTAGCCCCAAGTGCTAAAAAGATCCCGGCGGTTCCTCTGGGAAAACCCAAGTCAGGACGAGTGTGGAAGGACCGCAACAAGCAGAGGTAAACACACCCGGGAGGAGATGCTGGTATTCCAGCCAgctagtccaggggccagagcccacAATCTCACtcgtcagtaccactcaaggtgacactacttacttatgatttttgaaaagatccatgtctgttagggatgggcggtatggactaaaaaatgtatcacgataatttctggtatttatcccgataacgataaaaatgacgataaaaaaataccaattcaactccacctttttaactatacatcttccttccttccatcttccttccttccttcctccctccctccatcttccttttctcccatccttcctccctccatcttccttccttccttccttccttccttcctcccttccttttctcccatcctttcttccttctttctcccttccctttatcccatcctccctccctcctttccttcctccctccctccatcttccttcttttctcccttccttccttccttccttccttccttccttccttccttccttccttccttccttccttccttccttccttccttccttccttccttccttccttccttccttccttccttccttccttccttccttccttccttccttccttccttcccgtacgttgtgcgtggatttaacacagaactataaatcagctttacacaaaaacgtcatcaacgggaatttatcatttttaccgcgagatgacaaattcttaccgtggggaatttttttgacggtaaaatatcgcccattcctaatgtctgtagatgatattttggtatgataacccttcctgagtggctgctgtatcagagttatcagctcatgaagtcacCCACCCCCCTTCAGaacattacattttagatgctggtgcatatcctggtttcgactcatgtacaggatatctgtcaatgtttcacaatattgtctttggtatcattttaaagggggccttttaaagcagcacaatgtaactttcagcttttgttgagtttggcgtctcctttggacaaaagcggtagtgctttaccagcagtgtggcagggttcctaccatgcacctcaaagttacatagtgccagtgaaggcgatacagacccctcagaccatgacagaggtgtcattaaatctgtgggaagttgatgtaccatcacaatgactctggaaatattatattaagatggaaaagttacatagtgctgctttaagcattcattcaagctaagatgttaTACATtccctgaatccttatggtcctgtgagtattccagtttttgtattttgtgtctctgttgttcctagatgacacagggctaaaatatAGTATATcttttaggcgaaaattgtgtaaaaatgtgtgttgtttatagtttaaagagctgcagtgacgtctatgttggtcagaaagattcacatcttagcttgaatgaatgcttaaaaggtcccctttaaaatgataccaaagacaatatagtgaaacattgacagatatcctgtacatgagtctaaaccaggacatgcaccagcatctaaaatgtaattttttgaacttcatgagctgataactatgatccagctgccattCATGAAGGTtgtcataccaaaatatcacctacagacatagatattttcaaaaattataagcaagttttgtcaccttgagtagtactgatatctggtctggcccatggactaagtGGTGTAGTCTTCTCTTTCACTCTtgcattaaaacaataaaaaatcttGCTTAGCTGAGACTCAAATACTTTCAAATGGATCAGTCGACCCTAGGACTATATCCACTacgagattaaaaaataaatccatgGCTAATAAACTCTTCATTGCTTGgtttattaaataataataataaccacaatcatatcctgtaacaatgcacctttcaataaccatgtctacctcatagagctgcacctttcacttttttttttaaattgtatatatgttaataagagctgtctatt
Proteins encoded in this window:
- the ccdc86 gene encoding coiled-coil domain-containing protein 86, translated to MPKRVKVVHEEEARGPEQVEDVPAETRRTRSGRRIRAPASQPEYKPPATPGRRTRSSVAQERVAAEDKIVEEPERSPERPVETKSAASPEPAAAGEQQVQVQADPGAAETVTVSRPPAAETAPLNSETVPKKKPHLAPSAKKIPAVPLGKPKSGRVWKDRNKQRFSALVRDKPLNSSWEKKMAAKREKQLLKQYSVKLTEEKARQKEEKRLRREENLKRRAENERKSEIVQVIRNTTKIKRMKKKQLRKIEKRDTLALLQKSQKQNKKTKTQKNVEQELT